One Mycobacterium kubicae genomic window carries:
- a CDS encoding alpha/beta hydrolase, protein MNQHQDIEFDAEGVILRGLFFPAADGPAPAPAVVMAHGLAGEVTHFITDYAEVFAAAGLSTLVYDHRGWGRSDTGSGMPRNESDPFQQIRDYQHAVTYLQNRPDVNPDRIGAWGTSLSAGHVYVLRAIDRRVKAVVGQVPFISGSRHIGDLLPADTREATFASFAADRRARARGDEAAYLPIADQNPCAGAALPTPDSYQYFFGPGGVAERDPSFANRITARSVENCFGYEPGWYLSHITATPVLMVIATRDRLTAGELALAAYENAFGPKRLVTIDCGHFEAYFGPSSNIAKSAARDFFTEHLCA, encoded by the coding sequence ATGAACCAGCATCAGGACATTGAATTCGACGCCGAAGGTGTCATATTGCGCGGCTTGTTCTTTCCGGCAGCCGATGGACCCGCACCAGCACCGGCGGTAGTCATGGCGCACGGGCTGGCAGGTGAGGTGACCCACTTCATCACCGATTACGCCGAAGTCTTCGCCGCGGCGGGCCTCTCGACATTGGTGTACGACCACCGCGGTTGGGGCCGATCCGACACCGGGTCGGGCATGCCGCGCAACGAAAGCGACCCGTTCCAGCAGATCCGCGACTACCAGCACGCGGTGACCTACTTGCAAAATCGTCCAGATGTGAACCCGGACCGGATCGGCGCGTGGGGGACCAGCCTGTCGGCCGGTCATGTGTATGTCCTCAGGGCGATCGACCGGCGCGTCAAAGCCGTCGTCGGACAGGTGCCCTTCATCAGCGGCAGCCGCCACATCGGTGATCTGCTCCCCGCCGACACGCGCGAGGCCACCTTCGCATCGTTCGCCGCCGACAGGCGTGCCAGGGCCCGCGGCGACGAGGCGGCGTACCTGCCGATAGCGGATCAAAACCCCTGTGCCGGAGCGGCATTACCGACCCCGGATAGTTATCAGTACTTCTTCGGTCCAGGCGGCGTGGCAGAACGGGACCCGAGCTTCGCCAACCGCATCACCGCCCGCAGCGTGGAGAACTGCTTCGGCTACGAGCCGGGCTGGTACCTCTCGCACATCACTGCCACGCCAGTGCTGATGGTGATCGCGACACGGGACCGGCTGACGGCGGGCGAACTGGCGCTCGCAGCGTACGAAAACGCTTTCGGGCCAAAGCGCCTGGTCACGATCGATTGTGGTCACTTCGAGGCCTACTTCGGACCGTCGAGCAACATCGCAAAGTCGGCGGCTCGAGACTTCTTCACCGAGCACCTGTGCGCCTAG
- a CDS encoding LLM class F420-dependent oxidoreductase, translating to MRYAIATFVTDEGIAPDRLAVAVEERGFDSLIVTEHSHMPVAYHEPYAGAGTPGREYFRTLDPFVVLTAAAAATRNLSLMTGVILLPQRDVLYTAKEVASLDLVAQGRFRLGVGVGWNEQEMRHCGVDPVTRGVKMTEQVRALKQIWTQDIAEFHGRIVDFAPIYSWPKPVQRPHPPIYVGGGSRAALRRLRDVGDGWLAPPMPANDIAQARQWLADNGRGDIAITLFAATANPKALVEYAAAGVNESAFLLPTMPEQDSLRELDRLAELVTASGEW from the coding sequence ATGAGATATGCCATCGCGACTTTTGTCACGGACGAGGGCATCGCGCCCGATCGGCTGGCTGTGGCGGTCGAAGAGCGCGGCTTCGACTCGTTGATCGTCACCGAACACTCCCATATGCCGGTTGCCTACCACGAACCATACGCAGGGGCGGGCACGCCGGGACGCGAGTACTTCCGGACGTTGGACCCGTTCGTCGTGTTGACCGCGGCGGCTGCGGCGACCCGAAACCTGTCACTGATGACCGGAGTGATCCTGCTTCCCCAGCGCGATGTGCTTTACACGGCGAAGGAGGTGGCCAGTCTTGATCTCGTTGCCCAGGGCCGGTTCAGGCTGGGTGTCGGCGTCGGATGGAACGAGCAGGAGATGCGGCATTGCGGCGTGGACCCGGTGACCCGGGGTGTCAAAATGACCGAACAGGTCCGCGCGCTGAAACAGATATGGACCCAAGACATCGCCGAATTCCACGGCCGCATCGTTGATTTCGCGCCAATTTACTCATGGCCCAAACCAGTACAACGTCCACACCCACCGATCTACGTCGGCGGGGGCAGTCGCGCCGCGTTACGACGGCTGCGCGATGTCGGTGACGGCTGGCTGGCTCCTCCTATGCCCGCCAACGACATCGCCCAAGCGCGACAATGGCTGGCTGACAACGGCCGGGGTGACATCGCTATCACCCTGTTCGCCGCGACTGCGAACCCGAAGGCGCTAGTCGAGTACGCGGCGGCCGGCGTGAACGAATCGGCCTTTCTGTTGCCGACAATGCCCGAACAGGACAGCCTTCGTGAACTGGACAGATTGGCGGAACTCGTCACCGCATCAGGGGAGTGGTGA
- a CDS encoding alpha/beta hydrolase codes for MEALAKSHTVVLPYLPGSGDSPLPAAPIEAATVAAQIVAVTSRVGLRRFAIAGASLGGPLAMKVAAMYPERVTHLVSVCGYAKARPSLRLREQVFEAVLNLDSVTIGRLLLVLGLTDPTFVSRNGTP; via the coding sequence GTGGAAGCATTGGCGAAATCGCATACGGTCGTTCTGCCATACCTCCCCGGGTCGGGTGACAGTCCGTTGCCCGCAGCACCCATCGAAGCCGCCACCGTAGCCGCACAGATCGTCGCTGTCACCTCGCGAGTTGGGTTGCGCCGGTTCGCAATCGCCGGCGCATCGTTGGGAGGTCCGCTCGCCATGAAGGTTGCCGCAATGTATCCCGAGCGGGTGACCCATCTGGTATCCGTGTGTGGGTACGCCAAGGCCCGTCCGAGTTTGCGACTACGCGAGCAGGTGTTCGAAGCAGTGCTGAACTTGGATAGCGTCACGATCGGACGACTGCTTCTTGTTCTCGGTCTCACCGATCCCACATTCGTAAGCCGCAACGGAACCCCTTGA
- a CDS encoding LLM class flavin-dependent oxidoreductase: protein MRRRQVKVGVVAEPVNTRFSSTALLRLNYLAAVVSRVDSFWLPDHLNALLPRSLATPEYLGTTRFTPKIDAYLEPWTVLGHIAAWNRLGRLRLGVGVTDSGRRSPAVTAQAAATLHLITRGRAILGIGTGERVGNQPYGVDWREPVGRFEEAVATIRALWDSGGRLVSRDSPYFPLDNAVFDLPPYRGKWPEIWIAAHGPRMLGITGRYADAWFPGFPQTPREYAERLDVVRSAASDAGRDPMAVVPAIWLFVNAAPTRDDVAAALDSDIAKLIALGLSGDQWRRHGATHPLGSQFSGSQDLVPQTMDAATALAYAAQVPPSLLREAALTGTVDDVVDQAAVWRDHGASYLVVCNVGYLQPSLRKGLASTGAFLKVVRRLRSL, encoded by the coding sequence TTGAGGCGCAGGCAAGTCAAGGTCGGGGTCGTCGCCGAACCGGTCAACACCCGGTTCTCGTCCACCGCGTTGCTGCGACTCAACTATCTAGCAGCGGTTGTCAGCCGTGTCGATTCGTTCTGGCTCCCCGACCACCTGAACGCATTGCTGCCGCGCTCGCTCGCGACGCCCGAATACCTCGGTACCACCAGATTTACACCGAAGATTGATGCCTACCTCGAACCGTGGACGGTGCTCGGTCACATCGCTGCATGGAATCGGCTCGGCCGGTTGCGACTTGGGGTCGGCGTGACCGATTCGGGCCGCCGCAGTCCCGCCGTTACGGCGCAGGCGGCAGCTACCTTGCACCTCATCACCCGTGGCCGCGCAATACTGGGCATCGGTACCGGCGAACGCGTCGGCAATCAGCCCTATGGCGTCGATTGGCGCGAGCCGGTCGGGCGGTTCGAGGAGGCCGTCGCCACAATCAGGGCGCTGTGGGATTCCGGCGGCCGACTCGTGTCGCGGGATTCACCGTATTTCCCGCTGGACAATGCCGTCTTCGACCTCCCGCCCTATCGAGGGAAGTGGCCAGAGATCTGGATCGCCGCGCACGGACCTCGCATGCTCGGAATCACCGGCCGCTACGCCGACGCGTGGTTTCCAGGTTTTCCGCAGACTCCGCGGGAGTACGCCGAGCGGCTCGACGTCGTGCGTTCAGCCGCATCCGATGCGGGTCGCGATCCGATGGCCGTTGTCCCGGCGATCTGGCTGTTCGTCAATGCCGCCCCCACCCGCGACGACGTCGCCGCAGCGCTCGACTCGGACATCGCGAAGCTCATCGCGCTCGGCCTATCCGGTGACCAGTGGCGCCGCCACGGCGCCACCCATCCGCTGGGCAGTCAATTCAGCGGATCTCAGGACCTGGTTCCCCAAACAATGGACGCCGCAACCGCTTTGGCGTACGCAGCGCAGGTACCGCCGTCGCTGTTGCGTGAGGCCGCTCTGACGGGCACTGTTGACGACGTCGTCGACCAGGCCGCGGTATGGCGGGACCACGGAGCCAGCTACCTGGTGGTGTGCAACGTCGGTTACCTTCAGCCGAGCCTGCGGAAGGGCCTGGCGTCGACCGGCGCGTTTCTGAAGGTAGTTCGTCGGCTGCGCAGCCTGTGA